One region of Bacteroidota bacterium genomic DNA includes:
- a CDS encoding recombinase family protein translates to MKKYIAYYRVSTQKQKHSGLGLDAQKFSVETYVQSVDGVIIESFTEIETAANKDRIRMDSHVSIDTLLKKRPLLLKAINTAKKEGAILVVKEASRLSRFSLLIDFLLSSNVEFVSAESPRDTPLIIKLKTSLNEEEILRISERTRSALKALKERGKKLGTPENLTDEAREKGTKVIIRLAKENPNNKRAIGYVYALRKERKMTYQKIADRLNREGFRTSRGKSFYPKAVQILYWRKERAA, encoded by the coding sequence ATGAAAAAATATATAGCGTATTATAGGGTCAGCACTCAGAAGCAAAAACATTCTGGGCTGGGACTCGATGCACAAAAATTCTCTGTGGAAACCTATGTGCAATCTGTGGATGGTGTAATCATAGAGAGTTTTACAGAAATAGAAACCGCAGCGAACAAAGACAGGATTCGCATGGATAGCCATGTAAGTATTGATACCCTGCTGAAGAAACGACCATTGCTGTTAAAAGCAATCAATACAGCAAAGAAAGAAGGCGCAATACTCGTTGTAAAAGAAGCGTCCCGTCTGTCTCGCTTTTCACTATTGATTGATTTTTTACTTAGCAGTAATGTTGAATTTGTTTCAGCGGAAAGCCCGCGTGATACACCGCTTATCATTAAACTAAAAACAAGTTTGAATGAAGAAGAAATCTTACGGATTTCAGAGCGAACCCGCAGCGCATTAAAAGCATTAAAGGAGCGAGGCAAAAAACTCGGAACACCAGAAAATCTTACCGATGAAGCGAGGGAGAAGGGAACAAAGGTCATTATCCGATTGGCAAAAGAGAATCCGAATAACAAGCGGGCAATCGGATATGTTTATGCGTTGCGGAAAGAACGAAAGATGACCTACCAAAAAATTGCCGACCGTCTCAACCGCGAAGGATTCAGAACTTCCAGAGGAAAAAGTTTTTACCCTAAGGCAGTTCAGATACTTTATTGGAGAAAGGAACGGGCGGCTTAG
- a CDS encoding phosphatase PAP2 family protein has product MKKLFRDNLAFFFPYFLFLLIAGIFLSLHSKGEAHLILNQYRYEICDTLFCYATWLGDFFAVIVIVFVLCFFNYRFALLVGLSNIFSALITQLLKHTLFSDVDRPTKFFEGIHQLNLVAGYENYLYNSFPSGHTTAAFTTFFCLALIFENKILKFAMFLIALTVGLSRVYLSQHFLNDVYAGSLIGVITTLLFYSCLFSEKAKTISWLNKSLLK; this is encoded by the coding sequence ATGAAAAAATTGTTCAGGGATAATCTTGCATTTTTTTTCCCTTACTTTTTATTTCTTCTCATCGCGGGAATTTTTCTTTCCCTGCATTCAAAAGGCGAGGCACACCTCATCCTGAACCAATACAGATATGAAATTTGCGACACGCTGTTTTGCTATGCAACCTGGCTCGGAGATTTTTTTGCGGTGATTGTAATTGTTTTCGTTTTATGTTTTTTCAACTATCGTTTTGCTCTGCTGGTTGGATTGAGCAATATTTTTTCAGCGCTCATCACTCAACTGCTCAAGCACACTTTATTTTCGGATGTTGACCGTCCTACGAAATTTTTCGAAGGAATTCATCAACTGAATTTGGTTGCCGGCTATGAAAATTATCTCTACAATAGTTTTCCGAGCGGGCATACCACTGCCGCCTTCACCACTTTTTTCTGCCTGGCGCTTATTTTCGAAAATAAAATTCTGAAGTTCGCCATGTTCCTGATTGCGCTCACAGTCGGATTATCGCGCGTATATCTTTCGCAGCATTTTCTGAACGATGTGTATGCAGGTTCATTAATCGGAGTCATCACTACCCTGTTATTTTACTCCTGTCTTTTTTCAGAAAAAGCAAAAACAATTTCATGGCTCAATAAATCACTGCTGAAATAA
- a CDS encoding DUF1987 domain-containing protein yields MELLLLKPSNNTLEICLNAETGTFSFIGRSYPENSILFFKPVNEWIEKYIQTPASKTICTFKIEYMNSASRKCLMEIFKLLEPLHKTTRSVTVHWNFEQDDDAMKETGEEYSNLFKLNFQFNSF; encoded by the coding sequence ATGGAATTGCTTTTACTAAAACCATCCAACAACACGCTGGAAATTTGCCTGAATGCCGAAACAGGAACTTTTTCCTTCATCGGCAGGTCGTATCCTGAAAACAGCATATTATTTTTCAAGCCCGTGAATGAGTGGATTGAAAAATATATTCAAACTCCCGCGTCAAAAACCATATGCACTTTTAAGATTGAGTATATGAATTCCGCTTCGCGGAAATGCCTCATGGAAATTTTTAAACTGCTGGAGCCGCTTCATAAAACCACCCGTTCGGTTACCGTTCACTGGAATTTTGAACAAGACGATGACGCCATGAAAGAAACCGGAGAAGAATACAGCAATCTTTTCAAACTCAATTTCCAGTTTAATTCCTTTTAA
- a CDS encoding RNA-binding S4 domain-containing protein, with amino-acid sequence MKKQFNRKKFDSRPRRDSDDKKERGEKKDWGKGNSRSNNRVGNNKHERREEKPWEKKRFDREQKPWEKRRDEKRYDRKKSFVEKKEQNLKKAFERSEKTNHVSAPKIIPPAEGLIRLNKYLANAGICSRREADKFIEAGAVKVNGKIITQLGYKVSPGDKVQFGDNRVQKEKTVYILLNKPKGYITTTDDERNRATVLDLIQGVEERIYPVGRLDRNTSGLLLLTNDGELAKTLMHPKYRVPKVYHIVLDKSLKPDDLDKLKNGVELEDGFAKPDDIAYVEGTEGRKDIGIEIHSGRNRIVRRMFEHLGYNVVKLDRVLYAGLTKKNISRGKWRFLAENEVRMLKRIK; translated from the coding sequence ATGAAAAAACAATTCAACCGGAAAAAATTCGACTCCCGCCCGCGAAGAGACAGCGATGATAAAAAGGAACGTGGCGAAAAAAAAGATTGGGGCAAAGGAAATTCACGCAGCAATAACCGTGTCGGAAATAATAAACACGAAAGAAGAGAAGAGAAGCCCTGGGAGAAAAAACGATTTGACAGGGAACAAAAGCCCTGGGAAAAAAGACGCGATGAAAAAAGATACGACCGGAAAAAAAGTTTCGTAGAAAAAAAAGAACAAAATCTTAAAAAAGCATTTGAGCGAAGCGAAAAAACAAATCATGTATCTGCGCCCAAAATAATTCCTCCTGCTGAAGGATTAATCCGCCTGAATAAATATCTTGCCAATGCCGGCATTTGCTCACGGAGAGAAGCCGATAAATTTATTGAAGCGGGTGCAGTGAAGGTGAACGGAAAAATTATTACCCAACTCGGTTATAAAGTTTCTCCCGGAGATAAAGTTCAGTTTGGCGATAACCGCGTGCAGAAAGAAAAAACTGTTTACATTCTCCTTAACAAACCCAAAGGATACATTACCACTACCGATGACGAGCGCAACCGCGCCACCGTGCTCGATTTAATTCAGGGCGTTGAAGAAAGAATTTATCCGGTCGGGCGGCTGGACAGAAACACTTCCGGGCTTCTTCTTCTTACCAACGATGGCGAACTTGCAAAAACATTAATGCATCCGAAATACCGCGTGCCGAAAGTATATCACATTGTGCTCGACAAATCGCTCAAGCCCGATGATTTGGATAAACTGAAAAACGGAGTTGAACTGGAAGATGGCTTTGCCAAGCCCGATGATATTGCGTATGTAGAGGGAACCGAAGGAAGAAAAGATATCGGCATTGAAATTCATTCCGGCAGAAACCGCATTGTTCGCAGAATGTTTGAACACCTCGGATATAATGTGGTGAAACTTGACCGCGTTCTCTATGCGGGGCTTACCAAAAAAAATATTTCGCGCGGCAAATGGCGCTTCCTCGCAGAGAACGAAGTGCGGATGCTGAAGCGCATCAAATAA
- a CDS encoding AsmA family protein, whose translation MKIIRRILFTLLFLFLLIAGTLFIIAFAYENEVKEYMIQQLNKHLKTHVIVDSKNIHLSLLKNFPYASLDFKNVRMLESPVGKKIAVDTLFSMEEVSLQFNVLDILQKKYVVKKLRAENGKVKLRRAKDGTENWDVWQKSNDTTSAASSESAFNLEKFQFRNIELVYLDQKHRDDIAYTIHSGSIGGEFTSKKYTLAIAGDLLAEHFSIDSINYLSRKPVKMDMHLEVDNEKKNYVFSDAAVTIADLKFSAEGNYTDEKKPYVNLKLNAKDMDVQSVLSLLPEKFNERMKEYDSDGDFFCTASVTGAVDAPEVRAAFGISKGEITQLSSNVMLKNVTLSGNYFYSPAKDFLELKTFSAVLANGNIEGNFRMDNFSSPFVSAKLNGAFSMEELRKFLKMDTLWNYPVETFYGNMKVNLDYKGQLNASRKYKKSDFDNMNLTGEMQLENAGIQLKNSSLAFDSINGSFALNNNSIAVNSFSGKTSKSDFSLKGNLEDVLAFAFTDDAGINVEATFQSENLDLDEFLINQKVSTKKDTVYRIHFSPQLNFSLSTRIGHLSFRKFAADNLRGSFQLRGQKLIGDPISFSTMEGTVSGSGMIDNSIDSNLLITCNANLKKLNISKLFEECGDFGQKTISYNHLRGTGTADVQFASVWKSDLTADLNRIYVHSNLLIEKGELIKFEPIRALSKYISVAELEDIKFSTLENQIEVKDKKVFIPKMDIQSSALNVTLSGTHGFDNAIDYHFKVLMSDVLFSKARKAKKENDEFGVVEDDKSGRTSLFISMTGTVDEPKFNYDKQGAKQNLKENMAEEKHTLRQILHEEFGWFKKDSTLKKDKPKDDGKFIIKWDEEEKKKEKKNEDEDF comes from the coding sequence ATGAAAATCATCAGGCGAATCCTATTCACGCTGCTGTTTTTGTTTCTTCTCATTGCGGGAACATTGTTCATCATTGCTTTCGCCTATGAAAACGAGGTGAAAGAGTATATGATTCAGCAGTTGAACAAGCATTTGAAAACACACGTGATTGTTGACAGCAAAAACATTCATCTCTCGCTGCTCAAAAATTTTCCGTACGCTTCGCTTGATTTCAAAAATGTGCGGATGCTCGAAAGCCCCGTTGGAAAAAAAATAGCTGTTGATACTTTGTTTTCAATGGAAGAAGTTTCGCTGCAGTTTAATGTGCTGGATATTCTGCAAAAAAAATATGTAGTAAAAAAATTAAGAGCCGAAAACGGAAAAGTAAAACTCCGCAGGGCGAAAGACGGAACGGAGAACTGGGATGTTTGGCAAAAAAGCAATGACACCACTTCCGCTGCGTCTTCCGAATCGGCTTTCAATCTTGAAAAGTTTCAGTTCAGGAATATTGAATTGGTTTATCTCGACCAAAAACACCGCGATGATATTGCGTACACTATTCACAGCGGAAGCATTGGCGGAGAATTCACTAGCAAAAAATATACGCTTGCCATTGCGGGCGATTTGCTCGCAGAGCATTTCAGCATTGACAGCATAAATTACCTCAGCCGAAAACCCGTGAAGATGGATATGCATCTTGAAGTTGACAATGAGAAAAAAAATTATGTCTTCAGCGATGCCGCAGTAACCATTGCCGATTTAAAATTTTCAGCGGAAGGAAATTATACCGATGAAAAGAAACCCTATGTAAATTTAAAATTGAATGCGAAAGATATGGACGTGCAATCCGTTCTTTCGCTTCTGCCGGAAAAATTTAACGAGCGCATGAAGGAGTATGACAGCGATGGAGATTTTTTCTGCACCGCAAGCGTGACGGGCGCTGTTGATGCTCCTGAAGTGAGGGCTGCGTTCGGAATTTCAAAAGGAGAAATCACGCAGTTGAGTTCAAATGTGATGCTGAAGAATGTAACACTTTCGGGAAATTATTTTTATTCTCCGGCAAAAGATTTTCTTGAACTGAAAACTTTCTCTGCCGTACTGGCAAACGGAAACATTGAAGGAAATTTCAGGATGGATAATTTTTCTTCTCCTTTTGTGAGCGCAAAATTAAATGGCGCTTTCTCTATGGAGGAATTGCGAAAGTTTCTGAAGATGGATACGCTCTGGAATTATCCGGTTGAAACTTTTTACGGAAACATGAAAGTGAATCTGGATTACAAAGGGCAGTTGAATGCTTCGCGCAAGTATAAAAAATCTGATTTCGACAACATGAATCTTACGGGTGAAATGCAACTGGAAAACGCAGGCATTCAACTAAAAAATTCTTCGCTTGCGTTCGACAGCATTAACGGCTCTTTCGCGCTTAACAACAACAGCATTGCCGTGAATTCATTCAGCGGAAAAACTTCCAAAAGCGATTTTTCCCTGAAAGGAAACCTCGAAGATGTGCTCGCTTTTGCTTTTACCGATGATGCGGGAATAAATGTGGAAGCAACTTTTCAATCGGAGAATTTAGACCTCGATGAATTTTTAATCAACCAAAAAGTTTCCACGAAGAAAGATACCGTATACCGCATTCATTTCTCTCCGCAACTTAATTTTTCTCTCAGCACACGCATCGGGCATTTATCGTTCCGGAAATTTGCGGCAGATAATCTTCGCGGAAGTTTTCAACTGCGCGGGCAGAAACTGATTGGCGACCCTATTTCATTTTCCACTATGGAAGGAACTGTTTCAGGCAGCGGAATGATTGATAATTCCATTGACAGCAATTTATTGATTACCTGCAATGCCAACCTGAAAAAACTAAACATCTCCAAACTGTTTGAAGAGTGCGGGGACTTCGGGCAAAAAACTATTTCATACAATCATTTGCGCGGAACCGGAACTGCCGATGTGCAGTTTGCCAGCGTGTGGAAATCCGATTTAACTGCCGACCTCAACCGCATTTACGTGCACAGCAACCTGCTCATTGAAAAAGGCGAACTCATAAAGTTTGAACCCATCCGGGCGCTTTCAAAATATATTTCAGTTGCGGAATTAGAGGACATAAAGTTTTCCACGCTCGAAAATCAAATTGAAGTGAAAGACAAAAAGGTTTTCATTCCGAAAATGGATATTCAATCAAGCGCGCTGAATGTTACGCTCAGCGGAACGCACGGGTTTGACAACGCCATTGACTATCATTTCAAAGTGCTGATGAGCGATGTGCTGTTCAGCAAAGCGCGCAAGGCAAAAAAAGAAAACGATGAGTTTGGCGTGGTGGAAGACGACAAGAGCGGGCGAACCAGTTTGTTTATTTCAATGACCGGCACGGTGGACGAGCCGAAATTCAACTACGACAAGCAGGGAGCGAAACAAAACCTGAAAGAAAACATGGCGGAAGAAAAACATACACTGCGCCAGATTTTGCACGAAGAATTCGGATGGTTTAAAAAAGACAGCACGCTGAAAAAAGATAAACCTAAAGATGACGGCAAGTTTATTATTAAATGGGATGAAGAAGAAAAAAAGAAAGAAAAGAAAAATGAGGATGAGGATTTTTGA
- a CDS encoding outer membrane beta-barrel protein: protein MSKVLSKSFLVLILAVSAHLFISSGLYAQVDFVPEKKSSASKEKFFVNTIGQYQRTFGGDFKVLTSPFSYSPDISSMKKKPTYHFQVGASAGYHISKNLGMSIGAALSSKGQEYSDYRGTENDSMTGNKEVLYSFSKSTKLTYLTIPLQLHYNTSEDKENGFSCYIGIYYARLIKYTDYFFWEASNSYGSFNQSYTATGDSVHYYLNVSFPWYYGKADAKIKFTSRPFKQYDIGEMIGVGWQGKLYEKSLLVVMLNYEGGFIDVKNSDSDFLYNGKTNKYYNFLGKYDPNQFVSFKNSLIGISVGLKFKI from the coding sequence ATGTCAAAAGTTTTATCTAAATCCTTCCTCGTTCTGATTCTTGCGGTAAGCGCGCACCTGTTTATTTCATCTGGCTTGTATGCGCAGGTTGATTTTGTTCCTGAAAAAAAATCATCTGCTTCTAAGGAAAAGTTTTTTGTAAATACTATTGGACAATATCAGCGAACGTTCGGAGGAGATTTTAAAGTGCTTACATCACCCTTCAGTTATTCTCCCGATATATCCTCTATGAAGAAAAAACCGACTTATCATTTTCAAGTGGGCGCTTCAGCCGGTTATCACATAAGTAAAAATTTAGGAATGAGTATTGGGGCGGCACTTTCATCCAAAGGGCAGGAGTATTCTGACTATCGCGGCACTGAAAATGACAGCATGACGGGTAATAAAGAGGTGCTGTATTCTTTTTCCAAGAGTACGAAATTAACTTATCTTACTATTCCTTTGCAACTGCATTACAATACTTCTGAAGATAAAGAAAACGGTTTCAGCTGCTATATTGGAATTTATTATGCACGCCTGATTAAATATACCGATTACTTTTTTTGGGAAGCAAGCAATTCATACGGTTCATTCAACCAATCGTATACTGCTACCGGAGATTCCGTTCATTATTATTTGAATGTTTCTTTTCCATGGTATTACGGGAAGGCAGATGCTAAAATTAAGTTCACAAGTCGCCCGTTTAAGCAATACGATATAGGTGAAATGATAGGAGTGGGGTGGCAAGGAAAATTATATGAAAAGTCACTGCTCGTTGTAATGCTTAACTACGAAGGCGGATTCATTGATGTGAAAAATTCTGATTCCGATTTTTTATACAATGGCAAAACAAATAAGTATTATAATTTTTTAGGCAAGTACGACCCTAATCAATTTGTTTCATTCAAAAATTCTTTAATAGGAATAAGCGTTGGTTTGAAATTTAAAATTTAA
- a CDS encoding DUF86 domain-containing protein — protein MHKDNFVYIGHILERAERILQFMEGMDESAFCNDEKTKSAVIREFEVIGEASKRISDDFKTLHPALPWKEMAGMRDKIIHDYEGVNPFRLWDTAKSNLPALISELKKIIPAQ, from the coding sequence ATGCATAAGGACAACTTTGTTTACATCGGGCATATTCTTGAAAGAGCCGAAAGAATTTTGCAATTCATGGAAGGCATGGATGAATCCGCATTTTGCAACGATGAAAAAACCAAAAGCGCTGTTATACGTGAATTTGAAGTGATTGGAGAAGCGTCAAAAAGAATTTCAGATGATTTCAAAACCCTGCATCCTGCGCTCCCATGGAAGGAAATGGCAGGCATGCGCGATAAAATAATACACGATTATGAAGGCGTGAATCCCTTTCGCCTATGGGACACCGCCAAGAGCAATCTTCCCGCTTTAATTTCTGAACTCAAAAAAATAATTCCGGCTCAATAA
- a CDS encoding nucleotidyltransferase family protein, with protein MSKADIINTIVNYLKQYKVKEIGIFGSFVRDEMTDKSDIDVLVEYSRGTTLFDIAGMQIELTEKLGRKVDLVDKEAVYPPIMKYILRDLKTVYHA; from the coding sequence ATGAGCAAAGCAGATATTATTAATACAATTGTTAATTACCTGAAACAATATAAGGTAAAAGAGATAGGTATTTTCGGTTCGTTTGTGCGTGATGAGATGACCGACAAAAGCGATATTGATGTGCTGGTGGAATATTCGCGCGGAACAACATTGTTTGACATTGCCGGAATGCAAATTGAACTCACGGAAAAGCTGGGAAGAAAAGTTGACCTTGTGGATAAAGAAGCCGTTTATCCTCCTATAATGAAATACATTCTGCGCGATTTGAAAACCGTTTATCATGCATAA